One Gemmatimonadaceae bacterium DNA window includes the following coding sequences:
- a CDS encoding peptidase, with product MLGVPAPPGIPGDPSAARPLPHPPVPRMPRLGRATRLSAAILFAAATPFALQAQRLTSPKEFFGHDIGADYQLPNYTKLHEYFVTIAKQSPRVKLDTIGRTEEGRPQIMAIVSSPENLKNLAKYKEISRKLALGEGIDSAEAARLAKEGKVVFWIDGGLHATEVLGAQQLIESFWQLNSRNDDETKRILDDCIILMVHANPDGMELVSNWYMQEQDPKRRNMNIPRLYEKYAGHDNNRDAYMNALAETQNMSKAMFIDWHPQIMYNHHQTGPTGTVMAAPPYRDPANYWFHPAMITGLDLVGAALNHRFVLEHKPGLTFRAGSNYSTWWNGGLRTVGYFHNMIGILTETIGNPTPMRVSLVPERQLRSAGLPLPVEPQEWHFRQSIDYSVSANYAFLDMASRYREEFLFNRWVMATDAIKAGQKDNWTISPKRVDAMIAKITADRGAAQGEAAAGGRRGGGGPVNIASAVANDRYMAELRKPENRDPRAYILSSAQNDFATATKFIRALQYSGIKVQRATAAFTANGKQFPAGSWVVPTGQAFRAHVLDMFEPQDHPNDFRYPGGPPIPPYDNAGWTLAYQMDVKFERVLDGLNGPFEDVKGITPMVAGTVAKGKAGYYIHPEVNDAATVANRLAKVNVKASRVPTGFKDGSTTWPAGTWFIPAGGKGDAVVAQAAKDLGVNFAAANSKPGTAQPVQPLRIGLVDRYGGNMPSGWTRLILEKFEYPFTVVYPQELDAGNLKAKYDVLVFTDGMFTDRAGPGAGFGGSPDTTLIPAELRKQIGRVSAEKSVPAVKAFVEAGGRVVAIGSSIGLGKAMGLPIDNYMADANGRAYPGEKYYIPGSLLEVKLDTSATIATGMNPRPVVMFDASPVMKLGPDAAAKGVRALATFDNKTPLRSGWAWGQDLLEGGTAMAEATIGKGTLWMFGPEILFRSQPHGTYKLFLNALDGGFEKPKKAM from the coding sequence ATGCTCGGTGTCCCGGCCCCTCCGGGCATTCCGGGCGACCCCTCCGCGGCTCGTCCCCTGCCACATCCACCAGTCCCCCGCATGCCACGCCTCGGTCGTGCTACCCGGCTGTCTGCTGCGATTCTGTTCGCCGCCGCCACGCCGTTTGCGCTCCAAGCGCAGCGCCTGACGTCACCGAAGGAGTTCTTCGGCCATGACATCGGCGCCGACTACCAGCTCCCCAACTACACCAAGCTCCACGAGTACTTCGTCACCATCGCCAAGCAGAGCCCCCGTGTGAAGCTCGATACGATCGGGCGCACGGAAGAGGGGCGGCCGCAGATCATGGCGATCGTCTCGAGCCCTGAGAATCTCAAGAATCTCGCGAAGTACAAGGAGATCTCGCGCAAGCTCGCGCTCGGCGAGGGCATCGACTCGGCGGAAGCCGCGCGCCTCGCCAAGGAAGGCAAGGTGGTCTTCTGGATCGACGGCGGGCTGCACGCAACCGAAGTGCTTGGCGCGCAGCAGCTCATCGAATCGTTCTGGCAGCTCAACAGCCGTAACGACGACGAAACCAAGCGCATTCTGGACGATTGCATCATCCTCATGGTGCACGCCAATCCGGACGGCATGGAGCTCGTCTCGAACTGGTACATGCAGGAGCAGGATCCGAAGCGCCGCAACATGAACATTCCGCGGCTCTACGAGAAGTACGCCGGGCACGACAACAACCGTGACGCGTACATGAATGCCCTCGCCGAGACGCAGAACATGTCGAAGGCGATGTTCATCGACTGGCATCCGCAGATCATGTACAATCATCACCAGACCGGCCCGACCGGCACGGTGATGGCCGCGCCGCCGTATCGCGATCCGGCCAACTACTGGTTCCACCCGGCCATGATCACGGGGCTCGATCTCGTCGGCGCCGCGCTCAACCATCGCTTCGTGCTCGAGCACAAGCCGGGGCTCACCTTCCGCGCCGGCTCGAACTACAGCACGTGGTGGAACGGCGGGCTGCGCACGGTGGGCTACTTCCACAACATGATCGGCATCCTCACCGAAACGATCGGCAACCCGACGCCGATGCGCGTCTCGCTGGTGCCGGAGCGTCAGCTCCGCTCGGCAGGGCTGCCGCTGCCGGTGGAGCCGCAGGAATGGCACTTCCGCCAGTCCATCGACTACTCGGTGTCGGCGAACTACGCGTTCCTCGACATGGCGTCGCGCTACCGCGAAGAGTTTCTGTTCAACCGCTGGGTGATGGCGACCGATGCCATCAAGGCCGGCCAGAAGGACAACTGGACGATCTCGCCCAAGCGGGTGGACGCGATGATCGCGAAGATCACCGCCGACCGTGGCGCCGCGCAGGGTGAAGCCGCCGCGGGTGGCCGTCGCGGTGGCGGTGGCCCGGTGAACATTGCCAGCGCGGTCGCCAACGACCGCTACATGGCGGAACTGCGCAAGCCGGAGAACCGCGATCCGCGCGCGTACATCCTGAGCAGTGCACAGAACGACTTCGCCACGGCGACCAAGTTCATTCGCGCCCTGCAGTACTCGGGCATCAAGGTGCAGCGTGCGACCGCTGCGTTCACCGCGAACGGCAAGCAGTTTCCCGCTGGCTCGTGGGTGGTGCCCACCGGCCAGGCGTTCCGTGCGCATGTGCTCGACATGTTCGAGCCGCAGGATCACCCGAATGACTTCCGCTATCCGGGTGGTCCGCCGATCCCGCCGTACGACAACGCCGGCTGGACGCTCGCCTACCAGATGGACGTGAAGTTCGAGCGCGTGCTCGACGGCCTGAATGGCCCATTCGAAGACGTGAAGGGGATCACGCCGATGGTCGCGGGCACCGTGGCCAAGGGCAAGGCCGGGTACTACATCCACCCCGAAGTGAACGACGCGGCCACGGTGGCCAATCGTCTCGCCAAGGTGAACGTGAAGGCGTCGCGTGTGCCGACCGGCTTCAAGGATGGCAGCACGACATGGCCCGCCGGCACCTGGTTCATCCCCGCGGGTGGCAAGGGTGACGCAGTGGTCGCGCAGGCCGCCAAGGACCTCGGCGTGAACTTCGCGGCGGCCAACAGCAAGCCGGGCACGGCGCAGCCAGTGCAGCCGCTGCGCATCGGCCTCGTTGATCGGTACGGCGGCAACATGCCGAGCGGCTGGACGCGTCTGATCCTCGAGAAGTTCGAGTATCCGTTCACGGTCGTGTACCCGCAGGAGCTCGACGCCGGCAACCTGAAGGCGAAGTACGACGTGCTGGTGTTCACCGACGGCATGTTCACCGATCGCGCCGGTCCGGGTGCGGGCTTCGGCGGTTCGCCCGACACCACGCTCATCCCGGCGGAGCTGCGCAAGCAGATCGGTCGCGTGAGCGCCGAGAAGTCGGTGCCGGCCGTGAAGGCGTTCGTGGAAGCGGGTGGTCGCGTGGTCGCGATCGGTTCGTCGATCGGCCTCGGCAAGGCGATGGGGCTCCCGATCGACAACTACATGGCCGACGCCAACGGCCGCGCGTATCCGGGCGAGAAGTACTACATCCCCGGTTCGCTGCTCGAAGTGAAGCTCGACACGAGTGCCACGATCGCCACCGGCATGAACCCGCGCCCGGTCGTGATGTTCGATGCGAGCCCGGTCATGAAGCTCGGCCCCGATGCGGCAGCCAAGGGCGTTCGCGCGCTCGCCACCTTCGACAATAAGACGCCGCTCCGCTCCGGCTGGGCCTGGGGTCAGGACCTGCTCGAGGGCGGCACCGCGATGGCCGAAGCCACCATCGGTAAGGGCACGCTCTGGATGTTCGGGCCTGAAATCCTGTTCCGGTCGCAGCCGCATGGGACGTACAAGCTGTTCCTCAATGCGCTGGATGGTGGGTTTGAGAAGCCCAAGAAGGCGATGTAA
- a CDS encoding amidohydrolase, producing MTQYRRMTPSPISAPRRRLGRVVALAGTAVLLAACADRTAKTVTLAIVNGHVWTGDSAKPWAEAVAVADHEIVAVGTSDEIRRMTGEARVIDAAGAMVTPGFIDSHVHFLDGGFALASVKLRDAKTKEEFIRRIAEFAKTAPAGAWIRNGDWDHTNWGGELPTHEWIDSVTPNNPVWINRLDGHMNLANALALAAAHVDRTTKDVAGGTIVRDAKGNPTGVLKDNAMSLVDAVQPPRSDAEADVALDSAMHYVASNGVTSVHHMGEMAHHAIFRRAASANRLITRIVAQVPLAQWAALRDTVKARGNGDSWLRIGGLKGFVDGSLGSHTAAMLAPFSDAPQDTGLFVTPPDSLYAWTKAADAAGLQVMVHAIGDRAIRTQLDIFDRVTKENGPRDRRFRIEHAQHIAPEDIARFAQIGVIASMQPYHAADDGRWADRVIGADRAKGSYAWKSLLDAKAALAFGSDWFVAPPTPLEGIKAAMTRRTLDGANPGGWVPEQRITLEQALTAYTKGSAYAGFQDTQLGIIAPGRLADLVVLDRDLSTSKAEEIDQARVRVTIVGGKVVFERK from the coding sequence ATGACGCAATATAGACGCATGACTCCTTCTCCCATTTCAGCACCCCGGCGGCGTCTGGGCCGTGTCGTGGCCCTGGCCGGAACCGCCGTGCTGCTCGCGGCCTGCGCCGACCGCACCGCCAAGACGGTCACGCTCGCCATCGTGAACGGCCATGTCTGGACCGGCGACAGTGCCAAGCCGTGGGCCGAGGCCGTCGCGGTCGCGGACCACGAGATCGTGGCCGTGGGCACGAGCGACGAGATCCGCCGAATGACCGGCGAAGCCCGTGTGATCGATGCGGCGGGCGCCATGGTCACGCCCGGCTTCATCGATAGTCACGTGCATTTCCTCGATGGCGGTTTCGCGCTGGCCTCGGTCAAGCTGCGCGACGCCAAGACCAAGGAGGAATTCATCCGGCGCATTGCCGAGTTCGCGAAGACCGCCCCCGCGGGCGCGTGGATCCGCAACGGCGACTGGGATCACACCAACTGGGGCGGCGAACTCCCGACGCACGAGTGGATCGATTCGGTGACGCCCAACAATCCGGTGTGGATCAATCGCCTGGATGGGCACATGAATCTGGCGAATGCGCTGGCGCTGGCGGCCGCGCATGTCGATCGCACGACCAAGGACGTGGCCGGCGGCACCATCGTGCGCGACGCGAAGGGCAACCCCACGGGGGTGCTCAAGGACAACGCGATGAGCCTGGTGGACGCCGTGCAGCCGCCGCGCTCGGACGCGGAGGCCGATGTCGCCCTCGACTCGGCGATGCACTATGTCGCCTCGAATGGCGTGACGAGTGTGCATCACATGGGTGAGATGGCGCACCACGCCATCTTCCGTCGGGCCGCATCGGCGAACCGGCTGATCACGCGCATCGTGGCCCAGGTGCCGCTCGCGCAATGGGCCGCACTGCGCGATACCGTGAAGGCGCGCGGCAACGGCGACAGCTGGCTGCGCATCGGTGGGCTCAAGGGTTTCGTGGATGGTTCGCTCGGCTCGCACACGGCCGCCATGCTCGCCCCCTTCAGCGACGCGCCGCAGGATACCGGCCTCTTCGTGACGCCGCCCGACAGTCTGTATGCGTGGACGAAGGCTGCCGATGCCGCTGGGCTGCAGGTGATGGTGCACGCAATCGGCGACCGCGCCATTCGCACGCAGCTCGACATCTTCGACCGCGTGACGAAGGAGAACGGCCCGCGCGACCGTCGCTTTCGCATTGAGCACGCGCAGCACATCGCGCCCGAGGATATCGCCCGCTTCGCGCAGATCGGGGTGATTGCCAGCATGCAGCCGTACCATGCGGCCGACGACGGCCGCTGGGCTGATCGCGTCATCGGCGCCGATCGCGCGAAGGGCTCGTACGCATGGAAGTCGCTGCTCGATGCCAAGGCGGCGCTCGCCTTCGGCAGTGACTGGTTCGTGGCGCCGCCCACCCCGCTCGAAGGGATCAAGGCGGCGATGACGCGCCGAACCCTCGACGGCGCGAACCCCGGTGGCTGGGTGCCCGAGCAGCGCATCACGCTGGAGCAGGCGCTCACCGCCTACACGAAGGGCTCCGCCTACGCCGGATTCCAGGACACGCAACTCGGCATCATCGCGCCGGGTCGCCTCGCGGACCTCGTGGTGCTCGATCGCGACCTGTCGACGAGCAAGGCGGAGGAGATCGATCAGGCGCGGGTGCGGGTGACGATCGTGGGGGGGAAAGTCGTGTTTGAGCGGAAGTGA
- a CDS encoding TVP38/TMEM64 family protein gives MARTLREQLTTVAKLASLALPIALGVGVGQLASPYLPGFSAWVHSLGAFAPIAFVLGYVLVTICMMPAFLLTMAGGAVFGVLQGTILVFIGSTIGAVIAFTLGRTILRERVAQQVQRNATLTVIDRVIGEDGLKLMFLIRLSGMAPFVLTNYALGVTTVRLRDFVLAMFGMIPTMFAFAAFGHAGVQTGAEKPTWLLGLGIAATVMLTVTITRIAQRAIREAEARKGMAALG, from the coding sequence ATGGCCCGGACCCTTCGCGAGCAGCTCACCACGGTGGCCAAGCTGGCCAGCCTTGCCCTCCCCATCGCCCTCGGTGTCGGGGTGGGCCAATTGGCGTCGCCCTACCTGCCCGGCTTCTCGGCGTGGGTCCACAGCCTCGGCGCCTTTGCCCCCATCGCGTTCGTGCTGGGCTACGTCCTGGTAACGATCTGCATGATGCCGGCCTTTCTGCTCACCATGGCCGGCGGCGCGGTGTTCGGGGTCCTGCAGGGGACGATCCTCGTCTTCATTGGCTCCACGATCGGCGCCGTGATCGCCTTCACCCTCGGCCGCACCATCCTGCGGGAGCGCGTGGCGCAGCAAGTCCAGCGCAACGCCACCCTCACCGTGATCGACCGCGTGATCGGCGAGGACGGGCTCAAGCTGATGTTCCTCATTCGCCTGTCGGGGATGGCGCCCTTCGTGCTCACGAACTACGCGCTGGGCGTCACGACCGTGCGGCTCCGCGACTTCGTGCTCGCCATGTTCGGCATGATCCCCACCATGTTCGCCTTCGCCGCCTTCGGCCATGCCGGCGTGCAGACGGGCGCCGAGAAGCCCACCTGGCTCCTCGGACTCGGCATCGCCGCGACGGTGATGCTGACGGTGACGATCACCCGCATCGCGCAGCGGGCGATCCGGGAGGCGGAAGCACGCAAGGGGATGGCGGCGCTGGGCTGA
- a CDS encoding energy transducer TonB, translating to MLQHLPESRAHRARRPGGTAVSILLHTLVVAALVRATANATVARFEKPEEVPLTITAIETPPPPSPPIGEQALRDLRAQQAPDIAVPALVPPINIPTVLPNIDYARSPIALEDFERGGRRQPGGAPGGVPGGTGRGLGGEAVYNEWEVERMAAAVPGGRGPEYPSLLRDAGVEGLVVVQFVVDTLGRADLNSLTVVRSDHAFFTTAVKRALAGMRFLPAEVGGRKVPQRVVQPFQFRLDR from the coding sequence ATGCTGCAGCACTTGCCCGAATCGCGCGCGCACCGCGCGCGACGCCCTGGTGGAACGGCGGTCTCCATTCTGTTGCACACGTTGGTCGTCGCTGCGCTCGTGCGCGCTACGGCGAACGCCACGGTGGCGCGCTTCGAGAAGCCCGAGGAAGTGCCGCTCACGATCACCGCGATCGAGACACCGCCACCACCATCGCCGCCGATTGGCGAACAGGCGCTGCGTGATCTGCGCGCACAGCAGGCGCCGGACATCGCCGTCCCGGCGCTGGTGCCGCCGATCAACATCCCCACGGTGCTCCCTAATATCGATTATGCCCGGTCGCCCATCGCGCTCGAGGACTTCGAACGCGGCGGGCGCCGCCAACCCGGAGGCGCGCCGGGCGGTGTCCCCGGTGGCACGGGGCGCGGGCTCGGCGGCGAGGCGGTCTACAATGAGTGGGAAGTCGAGCGGATGGCGGCAGCCGTGCCCGGGGGCCGCGGGCCGGAGTATCCGTCGCTGCTCCGCGACGCCGGCGTGGAAGGGCTCGTGGTGGTGCAGTTCGTCGTCGACACGCTCGGCCGCGCCGACCTGAACAGCCTCACCGTCGTGCGCAGCGACCACGCGTTCTTCACCACCGCCGTAAAGCGCGCGTTGGCCGGGATGCGCTTCCTCCCCGCCGAGGTCGGCGGCCGCAAGGTGCCGCAGCGAGTGGTGCAGCCGTTTCAGTTCCGCTTGGATCGTTGA
- a CDS encoding cyanophycinase, with product MRIQLALLLPVCALAACARGTPSNAPSPGGAPQVGPAKGTIMVVGGGAQGPETWATFIAAAGGPDALIVDVPTAGGDSIDLTTAGKMLRDAGARNVVVYHTKDRKQADDPAFVAKIANAKGIWFDGGRHYRLVDSYMGTRSQQAFEAVLARGGVIAGTSAGASIQGDYLVRGAPSNNNNIMNHPQYLKGFAYLRNTAIDQHVVARERLPDLYDSLTITRKDLLAISEDEGTVWVVKGDTAEIIGRNKAFVYNGRDANDAGRPFLTLHPGDRYNLGARRVMSRAADGTKLTRAAVDQIFAPYTNATKGGATVVVARAGKVLVNTAYGVPAQRRYMPETAMPNFPLGGLGGVLAASLNGAPTGAALRRVLTIGGAQRLQYDSTAKVWKGSVDDLYRFEQGRFVVAPGARDTNTVPSVFTRDLDHGTPRFAVYGTTDGKQAAWVRYPEQRTVILILTGDPNADAKGMAQQLANALLF from the coding sequence ATGCGAATTCAGCTCGCTCTGCTCCTGCCAGTCTGTGCACTTGCCGCCTGCGCGCGCGGTACCCCGTCGAATGCGCCGTCGCCCGGTGGTGCGCCGCAAGTGGGGCCGGCCAAGGGGACCATCATGGTCGTGGGCGGCGGCGCCCAGGGCCCGGAGACGTGGGCCACGTTCATTGCGGCCGCCGGCGGGCCGGACGCGCTCATTGTCGATGTGCCCACCGCCGGTGGTGACTCCATCGATCTCACGACCGCCGGCAAGATGCTGCGCGATGCGGGCGCCCGGAATGTGGTCGTGTACCACACCAAGGATCGCAAGCAAGCCGATGATCCCGCGTTCGTGGCGAAGATCGCCAACGCCAAGGGGATCTGGTTCGACGGCGGGCGGCACTATCGCCTGGTGGACAGCTACATGGGCACGCGCAGCCAGCAGGCGTTCGAAGCGGTGCTTGCGCGTGGCGGCGTCATCGCCGGCACCAGCGCCGGCGCGTCCATTCAGGGCGACTATCTCGTGCGTGGCGCGCCGTCGAACAACAACAACATCATGAACCACCCGCAGTACCTGAAGGGCTTCGCGTACCTCAGGAACACGGCGATCGACCAGCACGTCGTGGCCCGTGAGCGTCTCCCCGACCTCTACGACTCGCTCACGATCACGCGCAAGGACCTGCTCGCGATCTCGGAAGACGAAGGCACGGTGTGGGTGGTGAAGGGCGATACGGCCGAGATCATCGGGCGCAACAAGGCGTTCGTGTACAACGGACGCGATGCGAACGATGCCGGGCGGCCCTTTCTCACGTTGCATCCGGGCGATCGCTACAACCTCGGGGCGCGGCGCGTGATGTCACGCGCGGCGGATGGCACGAAGCTCACGCGGGCCGCGGTCGATCAGATCTTTGCGCCGTACACCAACGCCACAAAGGGTGGTGCGACGGTGGTGGTGGCGCGCGCCGGGAAGGTGCTGGTGAACACGGCGTACGGTGTGCCCGCGCAGCGGCGCTACATGCCGGAAACGGCGATGCCCAACTTTCCGCTCGGTGGTCTGGGCGGCGTGCTGGCCGCGTCGCTCAATGGCGCGCCCACCGGTGCGGCGCTGCGGCGCGTGCTCACGATCGGCGGCGCGCAGCGGCTGCAATACGACAGCACAGCCAAGGTCTGGAAGGGGAGCGTGGACGATCTCTATCGCTTTGAGCAGGGCCGCTTCGTCGTCGCGCCCGGCGCGCGCGATACGAACACGGTGCCGAGCGTGTTCACGCGCGATCTCGACCACGGCACGCCGCGCTTCGCGGTCTATGGCACCACCGACGGCAAGCAGGCCGCGTGGGTGCGCTACCCCGAGCAGCGCACCGTCATCCTGATCCTCACCGGTGACCCGAACGCCGATGCCAAGGGCATGGCGCAGCAGTTGGCGAACGCGCTGCTGTTCTGA
- a CDS encoding alpha/beta hydrolase, translated as MIDISIAGGDLSLAASLFGDASGPPLLFLHGIGNARDTWFDWAMGLAPRHRVLTLDFRGHGHSARAARYHLADYVRDAEAALAWLGEPTRVVGHSLGGTVAGRLAQRGHPLVQAALLVDPAWFFGVPDEFARSVYPRRFALLQGTIARLRAADAPHAVWVETVGQSPHPWGGVFADHTPSRLIAAHASALQRQDVACWQTPVSDAFGGFDPLEPFRCPTTVIHADDRYGAALLADQAARVAAVNPGASMHFYEGSDHFPHRSHRFAERFGDDLSRWAAAL; from the coding sequence ATGATCGACATCAGCATTGCCGGCGGCGACCTGTCGTTGGCCGCCTCGCTGTTTGGCGACGCCAGTGGCCCGCCGCTGCTCTTCCTGCATGGCATCGGCAACGCCCGCGACACCTGGTTCGACTGGGCGATGGGGCTCGCGCCGCGGCATCGCGTGCTCACACTCGACTTCCGCGGGCACGGCCATTCGGCGCGCGCCGCGCGCTATCATCTGGCCGACTATGTGCGCGACGCCGAAGCCGCGCTGGCGTGGCTGGGGGAACCGACACGGGTGGTGGGTCACTCGCTCGGCGGCACCGTGGCCGGGCGGCTCGCGCAGCGCGGACACCCGCTGGTGCAGGCGGCGCTGCTGGTCGATCCGGCGTGGTTCTTCGGCGTGCCCGACGAGTTCGCCCGGTCGGTCTACCCGCGTCGCTTCGCGCTGCTGCAGGGGACGATTGCCCGCCTCCGCGCGGCGGACGCGCCCCACGCCGTGTGGGTGGAGACGGTCGGCCAGTCGCCCCATCCGTGGGGTGGCGTTTTTGCCGACCACACCCCGTCCCGCCTCATCGCCGCGCACGCCTCCGCGCTGCAACGCCAGGACGTCGCCTGCTGGCAGACGCCCGTCTCCGACGCGTTCGGGGGCTTCGACCCGCTCGAGCCGTTCCGCTGCCCCACCACGGTGATTCACGCCGACGACCGCTACGGCGCCGCCCTCCTGGCCGACCAGGCCGCCCGCGTGGCCGCCGTGAACCCGGGGGCCTCGATGCACTTCTATGAAGGGAGCGACCACTTCCCCCACCGGAGCCACCGGTTCGCGGAGCGGTTCGGGGACGACCTGAGTCGCTGGGCGGCGGCGCTCTGA
- a CDS encoding CocE/NonD family hydrolase has translation MRLSRILLAAVLLARPAAAQSSGYQLTEAMVPMRDGVKLYTRILAPAKPARPLPFLFVRTPYGVDGNTPQSVATGWGFMNQGPAENGYIYVFQDIRGKFKSEGQFVMQRPPRQNRADPKAIDESTDAYDTIEWLLKNVPSNNGRVGMTGVSYPGWTTAMAMLDPHPALKAASPQASPADMWKGDDFHHNGAFRLSYGFEYATMMESGKDVKQFNMDAYDTYEWYLRLGSLKTVNDKLLKGAIPTWNDFAQHPNFDGFWQRQAMAGYLDKVTVPALHVAGWWDQEDFYGPVTIYRELEKHDQTNVNFLVVGPWNHGGWMRGDGSSLGPIQFGSPTARFFRDSVMAPFFAMHLKDGPRVSMPEALVFEAGSNVWKRYDAWPPKQAVSPRALYMREGGALGWEPAPASAPPFDAYVSDPAKPVPYRQRPVQMTYGPGSTWSTWLTEDQRFVHNRPDVLSWELPTLQEDLTIAGDLTVTLHVATTGTDADYVVKLIDVYPDSGMKDLKMNGYQFMVANDVTRARFRKSLEKPTPLTPNVPEAVTVDLHTQAYTFKKGHRVMVQVQSSWFPLIDRNPQTFVPNIFEAKPSDFRAATQRVYHTKTQASKIVLPVVTGIRP, from the coding sequence ATGCGCCTCTCCAGAATCCTCCTCGCCGCCGTTCTCCTCGCGCGCCCGGCGGCCGCGCAGTCCTCGGGCTATCAGCTCACCGAGGCCATGGTCCCCATGCGGGATGGCGTCAAGCTGTACACCCGCATTCTCGCGCCCGCCAAACCCGCGCGGCCTCTCCCCTTCCTCTTCGTGCGCACGCCGTACGGGGTGGATGGCAACACGCCGCAGAGCGTCGCGACGGGCTGGGGGTTCATGAACCAGGGCCCCGCCGAGAACGGCTACATCTATGTCTTTCAGGACATTCGCGGGAAGTTCAAGAGCGAAGGTCAGTTCGTCATGCAGCGCCCGCCGCGGCAGAACCGCGCGGACCCCAAGGCGATCGATGAAAGCACCGATGCCTACGACACGATCGAGTGGCTGCTCAAAAACGTGCCCAGCAACAATGGGCGTGTGGGCATGACCGGCGTGTCGTATCCCGGCTGGACGACGGCCATGGCGATGCTCGATCCGCACCCGGCGCTCAAGGCCGCGTCACCGCAGGCGTCGCCGGCGGACATGTGGAAGGGCGATGACTTCCATCACAATGGCGCGTTCCGACTGAGCTACGGGTTCGAGTACGCCACCATGATGGAGTCCGGCAAAGACGTGAAGCAGTTCAACATGGATGCGTACGATACCTACGAGTGGTATCTGCGCCTCGGCTCGCTCAAGACGGTGAACGACAAGCTGCTCAAGGGCGCGATCCCGACGTGGAACGACTTTGCGCAGCATCCCAACTTCGATGGCTTCTGGCAGCGGCAGGCGATGGCCGGCTATCTCGATAAGGTCACTGTGCCGGCGTTGCACGTCGCGGGGTGGTGGGATCAGGAGGACTTCTATGGGCCCGTCACCATCTACCGCGAGCTTGAGAAGCACGACCAGACCAATGTGAACTTCCTCGTCGTGGGCCCGTGGAATCACGGCGGGTGGATGCGCGGTGACGGCAGTTCGCTCGGTCCCATCCAGTTCGGTTCGCCCACGGCACGCTTCTTCCGCGACTCCGTCATGGCGCCGTTCTTCGCGATGCACCTCAAGGACGGCCCGCGAGTCAGCATGCCGGAAGCGCTGGTGTTCGAGGCGGGGAGCAACGTGTGGAAGCGCTACGACGCGTGGCCGCCCAAGCAGGCCGTGTCGCCGCGCGCCCTCTACATGCGGGAAGGCGGCGCTCTGGGCTGGGAGCCCGCGCCGGCCAGTGCGCCCCCCTTCGATGCGTATGTCTCCGATCCCGCCAAACCGGTGCCCTATCGCCAGCGCCCGGTGCAGATGACGTACGGTCCAGGCTCCACGTGGAGCACGTGGCTCACCGAAGACCAGCGCTTCGTGCACAATCGGCCCGACGTGCTGAGCTGGGAGCTCCCCACACTGCAGGAGGATCTCACCATCGCCGGCGATCTCACCGTCACGCTGCACGTGGCCACGACGGGCACCGATGCCGATTACGTCGTGAAGCTCATTGATGTCTATCCCGACTCCGGGATGAAGGACCTCAAGATGAACGGCTACCAGTTCATGGTGGCCAACGACGTCACGCGCGCCCGCTTCCGGAAGAGCCTCGAGAAGCCCACGCCGCTCACCCCGAACGTACCGGAGGCGGTGACGGTCGACTTGCACACGCAGGCGTACACGTTCAAGAAGGGGCACCGGGTCATGGTACAGGTGCAGAGCAGCTGGTTCCCGCTCATCGATCGCAACCCACAAACATTTGTGCCGAATATCTTCGAAGCCAAGCCGAGTGACTTCCGCGCGGCGACGCAGCGCGTGTACCACACCAAGACGCAGGCCTCCAAGATCGTGCTGCCGGTCGTGACGGGGATTCGTCCGTGA